One Glycine max cultivar Williams 82 chromosome 1, Glycine_max_v4.0, whole genome shotgun sequence genomic window, ATAAACAACCTCTGAATTACCACAGGGTCAGTCATCTGCCTGGCTTCTCTCAAATCTGTTTCTTCCTTGTTCAGATGATATGCATCGAGCATGATCTTAATCCACTTGTGCAGCTCCTTTGGGGTGCTGCTTAATCACATCAAACTCAAAGGAGTATATCAGATTAATCACACAAAAAAAGATACAGATTAGAATGAACTAGTGGGAAAATCTCTCACGTGTATAGAGCATTAGGGTCCTTGGCTTCGTGTTCATCACCAGGGGTGAAAGCAGTTGCCAATGCAGAGAATCGCTCCTCGGGATCAATGATGTTCAACAAATGTTTGAGTAGCTTTATTTCTTTTGGAGTAATACTCCTTAGGCTGCTCTTTGTGGCCCTGTACAATTGGTACATTATATCTTTCACCTGCACAATATAAAGCAAGGTTGATGAGCACACGTGCTGACATGCATAATGCAGTCTAATCATCTTTTCTAAGCTTGAGCAGTCAAAATTAAGCTTCCATGGATTCTATGCTAGATGAACAAAGGAGGAGGGCTTTCAGATTATACAGATCGATTTAAAAATCAGAACAATCAGTTCAGTTAGGTTCCTTTATATTCTATGACCCCTGTAACAAAGATTCATACTTGGCTGCCTGTCCTGGTATCAGCATTACATTGGAAAGACTTGGAAACCTCTTAATTTCCACCCCCATGCAGCATTCATAGACATAGCCAATGTATGTAtagaattatattaataatagttataattataactgaAGGATAACGAAGAAGCAGAAGTTAGCATTAGATCCTTGTCTATTTTGGTTTATGACAATAAGCACCGGTGGATCTATATGGAGGCTAATGGGGGAAATTGCCCCCACAAAGTAAATTCTTTTAGTTgaatatattgaataaataatttttttgcccTCATAAATAATAGATCTTGTCCCCACaagataattttcttaataagatGAATGTAAATAgttgtaaaagataaaagagagaataaattgATACTAATTGTACCCGCtttatccttttaaattttactgtttttaattttttattaccatttttaataaagcttatataattttttgtttgagaaaatattagaCTATTTTTTGCCCCCACTGAAAAAATTTCTGGTTCCACCACTGACAATTAGTATCTTTCACAAGAGAGTATGTGATTTGTATGTCTTTCTGACTATGCAATATAACATCAACCAACATTTTTATTCAAGTCCTGTACGTTAAAATGTGCAGCCAAAACACACGACTTTTTTAAGTAGTCATGTGATCACCAATTAGCTTATAATCTTGACTATTTATGTATGGTTGTAtggttcaaaattaaaattccatTTCTCACAATAATAAGTGTTCTCACCAAGTCGCCTCTTACACATATATATCCTCTTTCGGAAACAATCCTATTTAGAACTTAATCATAATTAAGGCTCCTCACTCCTCCCCAAAGGTGTGATATGAGGGGATCAAAACCTATTGGTATTAGAGATGCTTCTATACACCCACATGAGGAACACATTCTACTTGGGTTTATGTTTTATAAAGCCTTATTAATATTGGCTGGGCACAAACAATTAGAAGCTTATCAAAACCATGGAGCATCATAAAATTCACACCTCATTCTTCATTGTTGTAGATTCTTTTGCTTTAGCCCAAGCACTGCTTATCAACAATATCAATGAAGAATCAAGTTCCTTTGCCTTTGCTAAGCTTTTGATCTTCTGACAAGCAATATCAATAGAAGGAGAATTGAGGATATCATCAAATTTGGCCTGGGCAGCATCTAATGTCTCTATATTCTCTAGAGTATTATCGTATGCACTGACAGCTGACAAGCATCTACTGCCCAGCCTGGAAATCCCTGTTCATAGAATACACCAATGCCAATCATAAGAAAAATCCTACATATACAGGACAggatcaaaagtttttttttttttgttcggaAGGCAGGATCAAAAGTATTAACTTTTTTCAGAGTGCAAGGGGCGGGTTCACTACGAAAATTTTTCATGTTAGAAGACTAAGAATAAACCATCAAAGCTGCTTAACTCTATTAAGTTTTTCACCAGACATTTTAAACATCCCATATCTTCTTCCTTTATAATAGAAGTCTAACTTTCCATctcattttaagaaaaatttcaagaatcaaCAGAGCAATTTTattatgatcattttttttttcttattagaaGTTACAATTATAAATACTCTTAACTATCAAAATTCATCTCAATCTTTCTGGTGATTACTAGATATAGAATCAATAATCATTGAGTTAAAATACCCAAAATCAAACATTTCGTCTGTATTCCAAATTAATTACCATCACGATCCTCCAAGCTGTCATATGTATCTGAAATAAGAGAGAGGTAGTGGAAGAACTCCCCTGTAAAATCTTTACGCCTTCGTGCAACTATGGCATTAATGTCCATTGGGCTATCTTGTATTTCCATGAGCAGTTCATAGTGTCCTTCCATTTCATCATCAATCTGCAATGCTTACTCCTGATCAAACAAAACCGAGGAAGAAGCTCTAAAACCAAGCAAGTTCCTAGatatgaaagtaatttttgatGTACAGGTTTGTGCCATCtaacaaaagtaattaattaacaataagaataataatgctatcttgagggcgagccctggtgcagcggtaaagttgtgccttggtgacttgttggtcatgggttcgaatccggaaacaacctctttgcatatgcaagggtaagactgcttacaacatccctcccccataccttcgcatagcgaagagcctccgggcaattgggtacgaagttttttttttaataccttTTTATGGCtcaaaatgtataaaattacaGGGATAATAGAAGAGTCTATTTCTTAAATCAACATTGCAATAGAAGAGTCATAAAAAAAGCTATAAAACAATAGTTCTATTTTTTAAAGGTTTCTTCACCTTTGATTCAGCAATAGAAGAGTCTATTTCTTAAATCAACATTGCAAGGGGGCATGGttgtgaaaaacataaaaaaacgtAAAGTACTACCTTCTTCAACTTTCTCCgcaatgaaataaatttttccttcatAACTGGGTCATTCTCCATGTCTGCCCTTCTTTGGCACCTATTGTAAAATCTATCCCTGTATTTTTTCCACTCCTCTCTAAATATCAGGTACTTCCTCCATTCTTTTGATTtcgttttttcattcaaaaagaaATCTATCATTTTGTCACAAAATTGTGTCATAGTGTAACCCTTTGCAATTTCAACCTCATGCTCCTCAGCTTGAGCTGTGGAAGCACTGCTTGCCTGTGGACCTGAAaggaatttcattttttagtgCGACACAGAAAAACTACCCCTAGATATTAGTCAGAAAAACATCCGGAGTGAGATAGAAAGAAGATATCCTAAAAAGAAAGATGTATAGATGCTcactcttattttttgtttgttagcaAGGACAACATAAAAGTCTTATCTCACTAGCTCAAGTTGGCTACATGAATCACACAATGTCATTCAGTTTGCTTAAAGACCAAATCTACAGACACATGAAACATTCTAATTTCTTACAATTTAGCAacatctaattttattttcactcgAATCTTttttacatatcatcttatccGAACAAGGCAGAgttatgaataaattaataagaacaaaaaaaaaaattgaacaaaaatggTGATAGTTGCATCTTTGGAAACGAAAACACATTCATTCGTCCATAACTAATTTCGTATCTAAATTCTTACAAGTTAGCACAACAGGACAAATCAGCAACATTCTAATTTCTTAGTGCCAACAATTtggtaaactaaaaaaaaaaaaagaaattccaGACAAATATCACTGTAATTTCTAGAGAGAATTCTGCAGGTCTGCTCTCCCCTTCATATTATACTACTACCCAACTCTAGTGACACCCTTAACACTTCAAATAAAGACCAAGACTTAAACTTTTTCATAAACCCATGTGGAAAACACAAAGAATACAGCATATTAAGAAATAAACAATGAGAACTGATTGGAGAATTGGGGGGAAATGATACTTACTGGGCAGAGAGGTGCATAGAAGAATGTGGGGTTTGAAATTCTGAGCTATAAGTTTTGGTCTTTGGCTTTGGAAGGATGGGAAGCAGTTTGAAGCAGTATAGGATGGAGGGGTTAACGGGTAATTTGGGGAGAGATTATTATTGAAAGGGatgaaggtggtggtggtgctgcTGTTGAAGGTTGAGGTCCAAACCTTGTAGCCTTTCATGTTAATAAGGTTGTTCCTTCAGCTCAAACACCAAAGTGCCTCACGAAGCTTCACACTTGAGATGACAGACAACAAAAGCAACTTTGCCCGAATCTTGTTTATATATCACCATCATTTCATCACCATATCCGTTTCACGAACCCGGCAGagttgtaaataaattaaattaataagaaagattctattttatttttgtatgaccaacaagtcaccacaACTTTATCGCTGCACCAGCTCGTcctcattttatatatatatatatatatatatatatatatatatatatatatatatatatatatataatttcattcatGTATTAAAGAACATATAATTATTActacttaataaataaatttgaccaAACTGGACATCCAAATTGAATATGTATTtactattattaaataaataaatttatatattgttattataaattaCAGTATTGATaaactaatattaataatactattagtatatttatagataatttaataattaataaatataaattagtttacattaatatacttttacagaaatataaatatattaggtatgatataaatatattaaaaagttaattggaaatatataaatacaagtTTTAGTAACTAAAATTTGCAAATTATATGCACAAtattgatataatatttttttcaaccaagcttcttctaatatatttatatctattaaattattgatttatctattaatatactaataatgTTATCAATActaattaatagtaataatatatatggataatatattttctttttatttaggaGTAGatatgtgtaattttttgtgtgtgttagGATTAATGGTTCTAATCTCAcctttaacatttattttaaaaagattatatgaagaaattgaaaaaaatatatggggtccattaaaaaattaaaatgacttatttactcttttattttagattatGTAAATATACTATTAGGACACATGTCATTACAATACACACtgctttatatatatttctactTTCAatccaaataatttaaaaatccaCTCATTTTCTATTACGATTTTACATTGAAAAAACTCAATAAGTAGTCCACCTATGAACCACTacttataatcatttgatatattataaaatatttaatggttTAGATTcaacatattataaaatttataattagtatttattgattaatcaaatataattaatccaACAATTAATGAACTCCTTTATAATCCCAACCAATCAAGAAACTTCATGTTCCACTTCACCTCCACCATGCACTGCCAGTCTGATTAAGGCACATCATCACCAACAATTATATTGCactcaaaattatatttcatctATAATAAATAACTCCACAATGTCATAATTAAATCGGCAAAAGCAAAATAGCCATGCAATAATAGAATCCCTGCCCTATCAAAAATCATTATTGCCGTTGTTGACTTCGACATTTCTCTCAAAGATGTCTTTGTCTTCCACTTGCATACTCTCAACATTGAAGTTGAAGATCTTGGAATCTCTTCCTACTACTCTGCTAGAGTCAAGGTAGGTTGCAGAGTCTCCAAATCCTTCTCTATCTATGATCTTATTGCTTGTGGCACCATCGTTGACATCTCCAAAAACTCCTCGatgtcttcctcttcctcattcTTCCATCACCAACATTGTTCTTAAACTGAACATCCTCTTAATTAAACATGTTCTAGAACCCAAAAAATGAGTAAAAGCACAAATCAATGAAAGCAAATGTTGTTGGAATCAAGCTTCATAGGAATCTCATCACATGTTATTGAAATCTTAGATCATATTCTCAATTCAACTCATACTTGATCCTTATAGAGTTCTCAAATCTTAATTGATTTGTTAAAGAATTGAGACTTAATTTCTATATTAGATCCCTACTTTTTTAGAAGATCTAATCTAGAAATTAGGTTAAAAAAAGAGGATTTCAAACATTAAAGAACCTTAGTTCTATCCTAGAAATCATATTCCATGTATTTCTACTCCAAATGTAGAATTAAGATATGTTTTCCAACACAAAATAACTCATGAAATCAAGATTTATCAAGCCCAGACAGATATTTAGGCATAGAAATAGAAATCTAATGCATTGGATAAAAGAATAGATAAACAAGAATTACATGGTTTGAGCTCTTATTACATGTTTAATTCCAACAACCATGAAGTTTAGCTACTACAGgccaagaagaagatgaagatccAAGAAGAATTGGTGGAAGATAAAGAATCAACcatggaagaaaaatatatagagagaggggggaggggAGGAGATCGTGCTTTAGAATTGCCCTTATCCTGGGGCAAGTTCATTATTTGGGCTGAATGGTCGTATAACACCTCCATTCATGCCGCAACAGGGATTACTCCATACAAAACCACCTTTGGGAAGAAACCACCCTCCATCCCTCAATACCTCATTGGAACCTCGAACATAGATGTCGTTGATGATTTCTTAACCAGTCGCGAAATAGTCTTTGCCATGTTAAGAAAGAAGCTCCTTAAAGCTTAACAGACTATGAAGCAATTTGTTGATGCCAATAGACGAGAGGTACAATTTTAGGGGATTGGGTGCTGGTAAAACTCTGACCTCGCCGTCAAACCACTGTCACCGACGCTGCCCACTCCAAATTGGCAAAATGCTATTACGGCCCATTCCGAGTTTTAGAGAAGATAGGCCCAATTGCTTATCACTTGGAGCTACCCCCTCATTCCCGAATACACCCTGTATTTCACTGCTCCCTCCTTAAACCTTTTCACCAAAATTCTTCTACGCACACCCCTGTTGGTAACTTACCATCTAAGTTCGTGGACAATGACCCTGTGATTACTCCTCTCGTGATTCTGAACACCAAATGGGCTCCTTCTGCTAATGGGCTCGAGCCGTTGGTCCTGGTCCAGTGGCAGGGCTTGCTTTCGAAAGACACTTAATGGGAGTCTTGGACCAAGCTAAAGGAAAActaccaccttgaggacaaggtgcttCCAGATGAGCAAGGGGATGTTATGAAGCAACCCAGCATAGGGGAGCTGCAAGTAGACAAGGAGGAGACAAGCACTAACCTCAGAGCTAAAAGGAAAACGAGCAAGCCTCACTACCTGGATGATTTTGTAATTAACTCTGACCCTAAGCGCTAAGCTGGCAGCTTCTCATTGGATAGGAAAGATACTTTGTCTGCCAGGATCTTCATTCTGTTATCCTTTCTATTATTGCACCCTTAGGACCTGTTGAGGAAAGAATAATCAGCTTAGCATTTGgtgcttatatatatatgaatcaaAGATGTAATagaatataaacaataataatcaaaatttaatttcctCTCCTTAATCTCTCTTTCTAGAGGACTCCTGGACCTCGAACTTTACGAACATAACAATTGTCTCatcaaaattatgaatgagTCAATCACAAACCTTCGCCTCTTCACTTATAAATAGAGTTTATGTTAAAACATGCCATATCAAATTAAGAGAATACAAGTTTTCATTTAAGTGAGAATTCTTGTTGTTGAATTGGAATTTGTGTCACTTAAGCGATACCATACTATTACTTAAGCGCCCCTTGTGTATGCTCTCGGATCCATATCCAGCTTAAGCAAGCCTTAACTTGAAACTCTTCTTCATGGAAGTTTTGTCGCCTAAGTGGGATTAACCATTTACTTTAGTGAGAGACTTGTGAGTCACCACTCTCCTTTGCATCTTCAATCCTTCAtgtgaaaatcatccaaaacTCAATAAGACTTCAGTTGTCAATGCAGTTagcataattctttttttttttttttttttttacaaactagcAGATTTAAGAgtccattttaaataaaaattaagataattattcaCAAAGTAAAagtgtgaaaaataattatcatttcatCAGTAAACTACGTATTAATGGCCTCAAGTAGAATCCACCCATTTCATATccattctctcttttcttctacttttttcTATACTCCACATCTTTCTTTTCAGAATTTTCTATTATCCAAAGAAAGCATTCAtgagatttttttctttgagtGTGGGGCCCCATGTTTCTCCTTCCAATAAaccaaaaaattcattttctggcTCATTTATTTCTCATCTATTTCTTTCGCTTCAAAATCTATCTAAACAATCACACCGTTAATACACATgggttattaatttgaaaaataaattaccataaggatataaataataatattaaaaaataatgtttttcatTTCATCAATGTTATCCACGTTGGTACATGGGACGGAGACTGTACCCAACTATATTTCTGGGGTACTGGAAATTTCAcctaaatattatttatgtacactattaataaaagtgaaaaaagaaataaaaatgaaaagaaaaagcatCATTGACGACTACAAAATGTTATACAGAAGACGAGTTGATTACTTTTGAAGACTGATAAAAATGAGCTTGCatgcaaaatatatttacactttttttttctctcttttcttttgccGTCCATTGATATAGTCGTCTTAATTCCTCAATTGAAGAGTGTCACACCTCTTCATCACTATTTTTGTTATGAATGTATTTGCTGACTTTGATTGCTAGTATTTTATCTGATTTGTCAAGCAAGAATCACAAGAcagatttgtttatatatatatatatatatatatatatatatatattataatggcATTGTGACAAATTCTAAGATGGAACCCGATTCCAGCGAAGTTAAAAATTCGTCGGTGTGTTTGGTATGACTTAAGATAGACGAATTTTTTTCTCATGAATGACAATAATGCCAAATGTGTTATGgcattttttttggaatatgcgttcataaattataacaattctcttaaaaactttttaatgAACTTCTTCTAAAAACAAATGAATGTATATTAACAAATTGTCCCGAGATCATTAATATATACACTCActtattattttagaataagtattttaaaatttataattatgattttcttaaaatgtaTCTAAGATATAACTTAATAATATACTCTTTTAGAGTTATAATTAAGGTTGTTCGGTggttgaaaaaagaagaagaaagattctgaatttgaatttttctcactttactctttttaaataacaagcaagtatatgtatgtataaatattacaattacattatattatatagaCTGTTTACTTGGTCCTAATTTGTCTATCTTGAGTCATATAAGTAAGTGTATACTCCTCCTCTAAAAAAAGTAGGTGTACTCCAATTTTGACTACTCAACTCAATTATATTAAGTATTCAAGTGTACGCATTAATgctaaattgataaaagagagTTTAGGGTAACTCACCTAGACGCTGTTTTAATtggatttaatttctttttaaaatgaggaattcattttaaagataaaataagaaatataaattgttaatgaaaatttaatagtaatattaCATCAATATGTATAATAAATCATACATTTATTGAATATCAACTATTGATTAACTCATTAA contains:
- the LOC100778416 gene encoding uncharacterized protein At4g37920, which produces MKGYKVWTSTFNSSTTTTFIPFNNNLSPNYPLTPPSYTASNCFPSFQSQRPKLIAQNFKPHILLCTSLPSPQASSASTAQAEEHEVEIAKGYTMTQFCDKMIDFFLNEKTKSKEWRKYLIFREEWKKYRDRFYNRCQRRADMENDPVMKEKFISLRRKLKKIDDEMEGHYELLMEIQDSPMDINAIVARRRKDFTGEFFHYLSLISDTYDSLEDRDGISRLGSRCLSAVSAYDNTLENIETLDAAQAKFDDILNSPSIDIACQKIKSLAKAKELDSSLILLISSAWAKAKESTTMKNEVKDIMYQLYRATKSSLRSITPKEIKLLKHLLNIIDPEERFSALATAFTPGDEHEAKDPNALYTTPKELHKWIKIMLDAYHLNKEETDLREARQMTDPVVIQRLFILKDTIEQEYMEKDTTQKSETKDDSKSEEF